The following coding sequences are from one Melospiza melodia melodia isolate bMelMel2 chromosome 2, bMelMel2.pri, whole genome shotgun sequence window:
- the TAGLN3 gene encoding transgelin-3, which translates to MANRGPSYGLSREVQEKIEQKYDAELESRLVNWIIVQCGEQIEHPPPGRQHFQTWLMDGTLLCKLINSLHPKGNEPIAKISESKMAFKQMEQISQFLKAAEIYGVRTTDIFQTVDLWEGKDMAAVQRTLMALGSLAVTKDDGCYKGDPSWFHRKAQQNRRGFSEEQLRQGQNVIGLQMGSNKGASQSGMTGYGMPRQII; encoded by the exons ATGGCTAACAGAGGACCAAGCTATGGCTTAAGCCGAGAAGTTCAGGAAAAGATTGAACAGAAATACGACGCGGAATTAGAGTCTAGACTGGTGAACTGGATTATTGTACAGTGTGGAGAACAGATAGAGCACCCTCCTCCTGGAAGGCAACATTTTCAGACCTGGTTGATGGATGGAACA CTGTTATGCAAGTTAATAAACAGTTTGCATCCAAAGGGAAATGAGCCTATTGCAAAGATTTCTGAATCAAAAATGGCTTTCAAGCAGATGGAACAAATATCTCAGTTCTTAAAAGCTGCTGAAATCTACGGAGTAAGAACAACAGATATTTTCCAGACAGTGGATTTATGGGaag GGAAGGACATGGCAGCAGTGCAGAGAACCTTAATGGCTTTGGGCAGTTTGGCAGTCACCAAGGATGATGGCTGCTACAAAGGAGATCCGTCCTGGTTCCACAG GAAAGCACAGCAGAATCGACGAGGATTTTCAGAGGAGCAGCTTCGGCAGGGACAGAATGTAATAGGCCTTCAGATGGGGAGCAACAAAGGAGCATCACAGTCGGGTATGACAGGCTATGGGATGCCAAGGCAGATTATCTAA